Within the Osmerus mordax isolate fOsmMor3 chromosome 21, fOsmMor3.pri, whole genome shotgun sequence genome, the region TTCGTAGATATATACCGCTGTTTGACTGGCAATGTGGGTGGGGGTTCCCGGAAATCTTTCCTTCGAATGACGTACGACAAAAAGAAAACCCCATATATGGACATACGTCTGTACGTCAGTACGGGAAACAACCGACGCGGGTACGTCTCCGACGTCAAGGCCCGCTTCTGTTGTAACATCAGTGTAGGCAACATTAAAATTTCTGGAAAtataactgattaaaatgcgtGGGTTCCTCAGCTATTATGTAAACAGTCCTGTTTCTTTTAAGTGGGCGAAACTCTAAAGCTGAAGTTTGAAACAGTTACCTATATCCATTTCAAATCGGGCAGAAAAGAAAAAGACTGCGCATAGCCTATATATTTAAACGTATTtacttaatatatatataatatatatactgtacaagtACAAAAAGACATGATCAGGATCAACCTGACACACAAAATAACTTACAATGGAATGTATCACGGTTGACAATTGTCAAAGTAAAATTGTAAACAGGCAAAGCCAACGAGATGACACTTCAACTAATAAAAATGTACCGAGTGTTCTTATGGTTTTCATGCTTTCTACTATTTATGGAAAGGAAACCATAACCAATCTCATTCCCCAATGCAAAGATAACAAAACTCATATTTTCAACATGAAAACACATAGATGTTAGTCTACATTGATAGCCTAATGATTTCTGTCCCAGTGCTGTAGATGTTtcttccaccccaccccccccacccccacccctctccccccttttccAGTGTTAATTGTCCATTGTCATTAATAAGACTTGATCTTGGACGTAATCATCAGTTGACAGCCGCTGTTGACATGTGTCATTACTTTTTGTTTGAGTTGGGCCACCTGCTCGCGCAGGACTGAAGCGGTGCTCGATAGCCCTGCATTGTCCGTCTTGAGCCCTTTCACCTTGTCTTCAAGACGTGAGATGCGCTCCAGCTTGCGCCGCCGGCACTTGGTCGCAGCTAGCCGGTTCCTCAGCCTCTTACGCTCAGCCTTGATACGCTCCTGGTTCTCCATGTTGATTGGTGACATGGGTGGGGAACCATCGCTGCTCTGCATATCAGGAACGGTCTGTGGCTCCTCTTTCATTCCGCCAAAGCGCTGTGTGTGCAGACTCGCTCCGGACAAAGGGTGCTGGAAGTGGTGGGAGGCGTGTGCAGCGGCTTGGTGGTGCTGGTACTGATGGGGCAGGTAGCTGATGGTGGCGGAGGGGTAGCTGGATGCGGAGGTCAAGTTAGTGTTCGGAGTGCAGCTGTTTAGGGTGGTGTACTCAAGGTGCTCCGGCTGCATGGATGACCCAAAGACCGAGGAGGCCACCGGGCATGTGGACGCCCCGCCGTTTCCGATGGACACGTTTGGCGGTGGCATCTGGTTCATCTTGTGGAGGTCGTCCAGTGCTTTGACGAAACCGTCAGCGAAGCCCTCTTGCTCCTCTGTGATTCCCCTACTGTAGAAATACTGGCCaggagttggtgttgtagtgATGACCCCGTTGCTGTTTTGGATGATCAGTCGCTCCAGTTCCGGAGAGGCAAGTTTGAGCGACCCAACGTCTGCGTTCCCAGCCGGATAGAATTCGCTCTCTGCGCGCAGTTGAGATTTGATGTTTTGGTTTCGATATGACTCGGCGAAGTTCAAGTTCATGTTCTGCTTGAGGAGCTTGTAGTCGTGCAGGGCAGCGCCTGAATGACCATAAGCAGAGAGAAACGTGTCGTCATGATAAAAAGGCTGTTCCATTATTGTGGACATTATTCAAAGCAGACAGTAAGAAGCGAGGCTGAAAATATGATGGACACTGCGATGTCTTCAGTGTCGTAGGGCTAGCCCTTTAGTTTGTCTTTTCCAGCACCAAAAGTCCCGCTGTTGCCTACTTTATGTTGAAGCCCAAAGTTATCAAAAACAGAGCAAAACTTCCAAAATAGTAGAACTCTACTGTACCAAGGAAATAGACGTCGTGTTTGTCTTGACTGTCCTGTCAGTGATGTCCGTTGACTATTCTTAGAGGATGTATTATTCCACACAGTGTCGGGAATGTCTTTGAGCACTGACAGCTAGTCCCTTGTTGAAGTGCTACTCGTGTGTTCTGCCTTTTCATGCGCTACGGTCTGCTTTATAGAAGATCTCTTCTGCTTCAGCGATTGGTTGGCTCTTATTCCACGCCCCGAGAAGTAATGACGGTGTTGCCAGGAACCTAGGCGGTAGTAAacagtgtggggagagaggaaagttaAGTAGATAGTATGGTGTAACAATATAGGTTCTGCGTCAAACACCGAAGTTTCGTATTTATTTCACCATGTTCCAACCACTAGCCAATAGCAAACTCAGCAAAAtatattagactattacatatTCACTTGTGGCCCATAGAAGTGTCATTAAATGTTTCTTTACATGGAAAGCAATTTTTCTGCCTTCCATCCCTAAAATGAAGTTTATCACACAAGAATGGTTCTATACCGTGAGAAAAGTGACGTTGCATCAAATGTTAAAGTCacgtaaatatatttattttagatAAAGAACAACGGTCATTGTCCCTCTCCGTTTGCTTCGATAGCCATGGATTCTATCCAGGATCTATTTGGACTTATCGATAAGGCCGGACTGAGTCATACATTTATAACAGTCCATATATGGTTATCCTGGCGCAtcagttcctctgtgtgtgaaaAGCGGGAAGCCAATCCCATTTTGGAGCGCTTCCAGGATCACGCCTCCGAGCACGGAGAGGTGGGGTAGTAGGTCCTGCTACTCCCTCGCTCCTGCAGGCAGAAGAGTGGGCGGTTGAGAGGCAAATGTGGCACTATAGTGCGATGAATCCAGAATAACCCGTCCTGACCAAAAATAACAATCCGACAGCATGACATGAATACGTGAAAAGGCTGAATTGGTCCACTTTTTCAACATCTCCTTCCACTTTTCTTCCCACACTGTTTACGCACAGAGACTTAAAGTTAGAACCTAATGCACTACGTTGTGAGTGCAAGCCCTGTAAGTGCCCATAGAAACCATGTcggcataaataaataaacaacttCACCTGAGGcaaggtgttgggggggggggggggggggggagggagagactccCTGCGCACACCTGGTTTGATAGAAGAGAAAGACGTTTCTGTCTCCTGTGTATGATAATGACCTCTGAATCACTAGCATTCATAGCAAGGCATCCACCCAcgcgctcccctctcctccttcgacTTCCAACCTTACCCATTCCCCCGGGTGGATGTTATCATAGTATATACCTGCCTGTTACGGGGGAAAGTTTTCCTCCAGCATCAGTTTATTTTCAATATCCCCTGTAGCCTAAGCAAGACAGGATTTTTAAGCATCCTCACTGCAGTGCTGTAGTTCAGCTTTACTGTTATTCTCGCCTAAAACCGATTGTGAGTAATGCAACTCTAAAccaaatgtaatattgcacatgtaggcctactgacaATAATACCTGAAATACATTTATGCCTAACCCAAAGCCGCTCATTTCATGGAAGCTTTACACAATTGCATGGACAGCACATTTTGATGTGTTTAGACATTAGGTCATATTTAGATATTTAGAACTATATAGGACATTCTTTAATTTCGGTGTGGTTTCATGACTTGCATGTTTTTCATGTGAATTCTCTGGACACAAATTATTCCTGTCTATTGTTTTCTATTGCTCTCTTCCACGGCTAATAATTGAGTCTGCATTTCACAGGAGAGAATTTAACACAACAGTTGGTTGAGACGACCCTTCTAGAAGGTTTTCTCGTTCATTTTGAATGGTCACATACAAGCTACATCAGCACTCACCCCAACCTCACCCTCCTCTGCTGCTGACTAAACTTCAGAGGGTGATGCACAAACCGACTGCTCTGTCTCGAGAGGGTCCCTGACCTCATTACAAGGTCTATATTGTTGAAAGATCAATGAGAGgaccacccccccaaccccatttGATGTGGTTTGCTGTCATTTGGGGATTTACTTCTGACAGGATAAAAAAATGTCTGTATTGTAATTAGTCAACACTTAATAGATCATGATTGAGTATGTTTAGCACAGAGGGTGTTTGTAATTCTGTAAGTCGCAATATCTTCACTACCCTATAGGGAACTATTCAAAATGTGTCGTGCCTTCCACATTTTCTTGGACTGATTTGGTGATTTTGTTTCCGATAAATCGTCAGTGCTTCATAACAATGTTAATTTAAGAAAATCTATACTGACAATATGTGTACATAATGTCGTCTTGCATTCATTTACATGTGGACACGCTCACATCTACTAAAAATACTATGCCATACGCATATGTTCGCACATTGACGACATACATGtgccacacgtacacacatacgcacacactttTCAGCTCATACAGACGATTTTCATCATTCTCGTTGAAGGGAAGGGTAATGTGGCTTGACAGATTTAATTTGGTTTTCCAGAAGgtgaaagaaaggaaggaaatgGAAGGAAAGACGAAAGAAGGGATGAAGGACTGGAGAAGAAGAGCAGTATGGCAGAGCCCATGGGTGCAATCAACCACGGGGGGTGAGCATGATGCCTTTGGCGATGCTGTGGGAGGGGCCAGTTTGAACCTGTTGGCTCATGGGGCACTGGGCAACCAAGGCCCCTAGCAGgccagcacagagagagggagagagaaagaaagaaagggagtcaggtggctaaccagttagggagtcgggctattaatcagaaggtttccggttcgattcctggtcgagCAAAAATgacactgtgtccttgggcaaggcacttcaccctaacttgcttcggggggaatgtccctgtacttactgtaagtcgctctggatcagagcgtctgctaaatgactaaatgtaaatgtaaagaaagaaagagaaagctagaatgagagagagaatgagaggtgcACGGGGAGGgattgggaagagagagaaagggagaggagagggtgaggtatAGGGAGATAAAAAGATAGAATGACATGAACagagagacatgcaggcagagggagagagagagagagagagagagagagagagagagagagagagagagagagagagagagagagagagagagagaggtgaacagCAAGTGCCAAGTCGAGGAGAAATATGGAATGAGGCCAATATGTGGGAGTGGTAGAAGCTTCAGGTCAATAGTGAAGGTGAAAAGACAAATGAATGTACTAGCAACGTATAAACAAAAGCAAATGAATACAGAGTAATTATACATTATTGATCTATTTACACTATTTTAGGCTTTAGGGCCCATCTACTGTTATGTGTAGAGCAGAGCTTGCAAGGTGCACATGTATGTCGTGGACAGAATTGTATCTTAATTCTGTTGATGTGAGAGtcaaatatttatatttacTGTGCATTGACCTACTTGGTTCAAGTCCACGTGACGGTTCTCTGTCCGTTCGCTATAATTAGTTCTGTTACTTAAAAGTTGAGTGCTCAGTTAGGAAAGGGCAAAACAATAAGCAGCCTAAAGGTGTATGATGCTTCTGTGGCCTTCACGCACGGTGAGCTCAACTCCCTcttttctgcctccctcctttctgcctccatccccccctccctccctctaaacCCTTATACAGGCGACTGCCGAGCACTTAACACTGGCCAGCGTGGCTAAATGAACCGCGAAGATTGTCCCTGTGCATGTCTTCTTGGGCAAGGTCTTCTGCGGTCGAAGCGCGGTGAACCAGAAGCGGCCTGTAGGTGCGGTGAGTCAGGTAGCAGTGTCTGCCGGGGCAAAGCGCAAACTGTCCCCGCGAGGCGAAACAACTCGCTCCCTTCCTAACTCCACAAATTAAgtcgggaggggggaggcttgTTAGTCAGTCCCTATAGTGCGCGAGGGTCACTAGAATTAGCAGACAACAGCTTTTTCgtaacccccccctctcttctcatttcctcCGCGAAACCGTCCATCCCCATCTCCaaacccccttccttcccctgtCGTTATCTGGCCGCCCGTGGGAAAAAAAGGACTCGCCTTGTGTACGTAATCGCTATAATGAAGGCGCGCTTAATCGCCATATCCTCGTTCATAGCTCCAAGATAGTGCTAAGGAGCCTTGTAGCGGTGCGAGACCTTTAGCACAAGACAGAAAGCATTGCTGGGGCCAAATGAGCGTGGCAGGAAAAGACGGTCGGCCTAACTGTCCCCTCAGGCAGACAAAACGCATATGGAGCCGTCCTTACCACTTCCCCTTCATCTCCACGGGCGACTAAACTCCCAGTCGCTCTAACAATCTGAACAAAAGGCTAAAAGTCGGAAGTGCAGGATTTATAATTTGATTTCGTCTGATTTTCCAGACTAATTTGATTTAATTAGGCTTAATTTTGGCATTCAGCCCATTCCTAATAAATTAATGGGTTTTTGGAATAATATGTTTATGCTTCTTAATTTGCA harbors:
- the junba gene encoding junB proto-oncogene, AP-1 transcription factor subunit a isoform X2, whose translation is MNLNFAESYRNQNIKSQLRAESEFYPAGNADVGSLKLASPELERLIIQNSNGVITTTPTPGQYFYSRGITEEQEGFADGFVKALDDLHKMNQMPPPNVSIGNGGASTCPVASSVFGSSMQPEHLEYTTLNSCTPNTNLTSASSYPSATISYLPHQYQHHQAAAHASHHFQHPLSGASLHTQRFGGMKEEPQTVPDMQSSDGSPPMSPINMENQERIKAERKRLRNRLAATKCRRRKLERISRLEDKVKGLKTDNAGLSSTASVLREQVAQLKQKVMTHVNSGCQLMITSKIKSY
- the junba gene encoding junB proto-oncogene, AP-1 transcription factor subunit a isoform X1, coding for MSTIMEQPFYHDDTFLSAYGHSGAALHDYKLLKQNMNLNFAESYRNQNIKSQLRAESEFYPAGNADVGSLKLASPELERLIIQNSNGVITTTPTPGQYFYSRGITEEQEGFADGFVKALDDLHKMNQMPPPNVSIGNGGASTCPVASSVFGSSMQPEHLEYTTLNSCTPNTNLTSASSYPSATISYLPHQYQHHQAAAHASHHFQHPLSGASLHTQRFGGMKEEPQTVPDMQSSDGSPPMSPINMENQERIKAERKRLRNRLAATKCRRRKLERISRLEDKVKGLKTDNAGLSSTASVLREQVAQLKQKVMTHVNSGCQLMITSKIKSY